The Tissierellales bacterium genome contains the following window.
ATGTATTTGATGGAATGGTTGTATATGAAAATGTAATTAAAAAACATATATCGGATGAACTTCCGTTTATGATGACTGAAAACATCTTGATGGAAGCTGTAAAAAAAGGTGGAGATAGACAGGAATTGCATGAAGTGATTCGTACTCTTTCTATGGAAGCTGGTAAAGTTGTTAAAGTTGACGGTGGCAAAAACGATTTGCTAGATCGCATTGCTGCTTCTGATGAGTTTAATCTTTCACGTGAAGACTTAGATGCTATTGCTGACCCAACGAAATATGTTGGACGAGCTCCTGCTCAAGTTGATGAATTTTTGAAAGAATTTATAAAACCTATATTAGATCAACATAGAGATGATTTAGGGTTAGAGGTAGACTTGAAAGTATAGAAATTGTGGATAAGGTGATTTTTCTCGTGAGAATCACCTTATTTTTCTGTGGATAATATGTCGCAAAATATAAATTTTGTGACAAAACACGTAAAATTTGATATAATAGAAGTGGTAAATCAAAGATTTTTAATAGGATGTGATAAATTTGTCTTTACTTCTTGAAGATTATCTAAATTATATGAAAACCATCAAAGGTGTTTCTCCTAATACACTTCGTGAATATAATTACGACTTGCAGATCTTTTTTAAGTTTCTCAAAAAACGTTATAGATTGGCGCCAGCAGAACTTATGTTCGATGATATAGATATATCTGATGTTGATGAAATATTTTGTTCTAGAATCAATCTCAGGGATTTAATAGCCTTCTTCTCCTACCTTGACAACGATAGACAAAATATAAATGTAACTCGCGCTAGGAAGACTGCTTCTATCCGATCGTTTTTTAACTATTTGTATAAAATAATTAAGGTAATAAAAGAAGATCCTTCTCAGGAGCTTACTCTTCCAAAACGTAATCAGAGACATCCAGTTTATATGACACTCGATGAATCGTTGTCACTTCTCGAAAATATTGATGGTAGAAATGTAGAAAGAGATTTTGCTATAATAACGTTATTTTTAAATTGCGGGCTTCGTATATCGGAATTAGTTAGTATAGATATTCCTAAAATTCGAGGAGATATTTTAACGGTTGTTGGAAAAGGTAATAAAGAACGAACGGTATATCTAAATGAAGCGTGTATAGCGGCGATAGAAAATTATTTACCTATACGACATAC
Protein-coding sequences here:
- a CDS encoding tyrosine recombinase XerC, which gives rise to MINLSLLLEDYLNYMKTIKGVSPNTLREYNYDLQIFFKFLKKRYRLAPAELMFDDIDISDVDEIFCSRINLRDLIAFFSYLDNDRQNINVTRARKTASIRSFFNYLYKIIKVIKEDPSQELTLPKRNQRHPVYMTLDESLSLLENIDGRNVERDFAIITLFLNCGLRISELVSIDIPKIRGDILTVVGKGNKERTVYLNEACIAAIENYLPIRHTIDTKETALFLSERNARMSVRAVQHMLKRQLKKAGLDSDKYTPHKLRHTAATLMYKYGDVDIRALQEILGHASVSTTEIYTHIDEERLRTAVSKNPLAKNKANNK